In Sphingomonas sp. Leaf357, a single genomic region encodes these proteins:
- a CDS encoding flagellar basal body rod protein FlgB encodes MGLLASNIANASTPGFKAKDLDFQVALQAAEGPGGLSAAGIGNAVKYRNPMSPSMDGNTVELSTEQTAFAENAVQYQTTLSFLNGRINTLTRALRGE; translated from the coding sequence ATGGGCCTGCTCGCCTCGAACATCGCGAACGCCTCCACGCCGGGTTTCAAGGCGAAGGATCTGGATTTCCAGGTCGCGCTCCAGGCGGCGGAGGGTCCGGGGGGGCTCTCCGCCGCCGGCATCGGGAACGCCGTCAAATATCGCAATCCGATGTCGCCCTCGATGGACGGCAACACGGTGGAGCTGTCGACCGAGCAGACCGCCTTCGCCGAGAACGCCGTGCAGTATCAGACGACCCTGTCGTTCCTGAACGGCCGCATCAACACGCTCACCCGCGCGCTGCGTGGCGAGTGA
- a CDS encoding flagella basal body P-ring formation protein FlgA — MYRLLLPALLCATPALAAPAFQDTASLDRAVAAFTGHGIGSQGGARSVVDARLKLAQCPTLAMSWRSDAHDAVVVSCTGPEWRIYVPVLFAPTETKRPAGQATAFAPAVKAEPVIKRGDPVTIAAGSPGFSITREGIALADAAPGARFMVKVDDARNPVQAVAVQSGRATLPGWSE; from the coding sequence ATGTACCGCCTGCTGCTTCCCGCCTTGCTCTGTGCGACGCCAGCACTGGCCGCGCCGGCATTTCAGGATACCGCTTCGCTCGATCGCGCGGTCGCCGCGTTCACCGGCCACGGTATCGGCAGCCAGGGCGGCGCGCGCAGCGTGGTCGATGCCCGCCTGAAGCTCGCGCAATGCCCGACGCTCGCCATGTCGTGGCGTTCGGATGCGCACGATGCGGTTGTCGTCAGCTGCACCGGGCCGGAATGGCGCATCTACGTGCCGGTCCTGTTCGCCCCGACCGAGACGAAACGGCCCGCCGGTCAGGCCACCGCCTTCGCACCGGCGGTCAAGGCCGAACCCGTCATCAAGCGTGGCGATCCGGTGACGATCGCCGCCGGATCGCCCGGTTTCTCGATCACGCGCGAGGGCATCGCGCTCGCCGACGCCGCGCCCGGCGCGCGCTTCATGGTCAAGGTCGACGATGCCAGGAATCCGGTCCAGGCCGTCGCCGTGCAGAGCGGCCGCGCGACCCTTCCCGGCTGGAGCGAATAA
- the flgC gene encoding flagellar basal body rod protein FlgC, with the protein MADPLTIFQVAGKAMSAQLLRMNTTASNLANAGGVASSEAAAYRTMKPVFRTEYDKATGLATVNVESVVTAGNSPTKRYDPSHPMADKDGNVWESAVDETRELVDMMETARSYQNNVEVMQTAKSLILDTLKMGR; encoded by the coding sequence ATGGCCGATCCGCTGACGATCTTCCAAGTGGCCGGCAAGGCGATGTCCGCGCAGCTGCTGCGCATGAACACCACCGCCTCCAACCTCGCCAATGCCGGCGGCGTCGCCTCCAGCGAGGCCGCCGCCTACCGCACGATGAAGCCGGTGTTCCGCACCGAATACGACAAGGCGACCGGCCTCGCGACGGTCAATGTCGAAAGCGTCGTCACCGCCGGCAACAGCCCGACCAAGCGCTACGATCCGTCGCACCCGATGGCCGACAAGGACGGCAACGTCTGGGAAAGCGCGGTCGATGAAACCCGCGAGCTGGTCGACATGATGGAGACCGCGCGCAGCTACCAGAACAATGTCGAGGTGATGCAGACCGCAAAGTCGCTGATCCTCGATACCCTCAAGATGGGCCGATGA
- the flgG gene encoding flagellar basal-body rod protein FlgG yields the protein MSSAAMHIARTGLDAQDMRMRVISNNLANVNTTGYKRDRAAFETLAYQTVTAPGAPSTAETKYATGLNLGTGVRIQGTARIDTQGSMQTTGNSLDLALDGDGYFQVQMPGGTLGYTRAGNFSRSPEGLLVTSEGYQVMPGITVPQGATAITVGTDGTVSATIPGQSTPSELGQIQIASFPNTAGLLQGGDNYLTETAASGAANLGVAGVDGRGGIRQGMLEASNVNVVEELVDMIETQRAYEVNSKMISATDDMLKYVNQNI from the coding sequence ATGAGCAGCGCAGCAATGCACATCGCCCGCACCGGCCTGGACGCCCAGGATATGCGGATGCGCGTGATTTCGAACAACCTCGCGAACGTCAATACGACGGGCTACAAGCGCGATCGCGCGGCGTTCGAGACGCTGGCCTATCAGACCGTGACGGCGCCGGGTGCGCCGAGCACGGCGGAAACCAAATACGCCACCGGCCTCAACCTCGGCACCGGCGTGCGCATCCAGGGCACGGCGCGGATCGACACCCAAGGGTCGATGCAGACGACGGGCAATTCGCTCGATCTGGCGCTCGACGGCGACGGCTATTTCCAGGTGCAGATGCCCGGCGGCACGCTCGGCTATACCCGTGCGGGCAATTTCTCGCGCTCGCCCGAAGGGTTGCTGGTCACGTCCGAAGGCTATCAGGTGATGCCCGGCATCACCGTGCCGCAGGGCGCCACCGCGATTACCGTCGGCACCGACGGCACCGTCTCGGCGACCATTCCCGGCCAGTCCACGCCCAGCGAACTCGGCCAGATCCAGATCGCCAGCTTCCCCAACACCGCCGGCCTGCTGCAGGGCGGCGACAATTACCTCACCGAGACCGCGGCGAGCGGTGCGGCGAATCTCGGCGTGGCCGGGGTCGATGGTCGCGGCGGGATCCGCCAGGGCATGCTCGAGGCATCGAACGTCAACGTGGTCGAAGAGCTGGTCGACATGATCGAAACCCAGCGCGCGTACGAGGTAAATTCGAAAATGATCTCCGCGACCGACGACATGTTGAAATATGTTAACCAAAATATCTGA
- a CDS encoding motility protein A produces MTSDLASTLAPFLDPVAAIIVAGGTVIAVVLRTPFADLIGGLAALGRLPRRRFDAAPLLDQIAALGRIARRHGVMALDRSVIADADVAAAVAAIVDGQGPDDVAALLQHHRRQRIERQLSAVDLWTGAADVAPAMGMIGTLIGLVAMFTRMTDPNAIGAAMAVALLATLYGAIIANLVAAPIAARLKRQARVEAVERARLEAPLVALASRERPRAAELVQAA; encoded by the coding sequence ATGACATCCGATCTCGCTTCCACGCTCGCTCCGTTTCTCGATCCCGTCGCCGCGATCATCGTCGCCGGCGGTACGGTGATCGCGGTGGTGCTGCGTACGCCGTTCGCCGACCTGATCGGCGGGCTGGCCGCGCTTGGCCGATTGCCGCGCCGCCGCTTCGATGCCGCGCCGCTGCTCGACCAGATCGCCGCGCTCGGCCGGATCGCGCGCCGCCACGGCGTGATGGCGCTCGACCGGTCGGTGATCGCCGATGCCGACGTCGCCGCCGCCGTCGCGGCGATCGTCGACGGGCAGGGGCCGGACGACGTTGCCGCCCTCCTGCAACATCATCGCCGCCAGCGGATCGAGCGCCAGCTGTCTGCCGTCGACCTGTGGACCGGTGCCGCCGACGTTGCACCGGCGATGGGCATGATCGGCACGCTGATCGGGCTGGTCGCGATGTTCACGCGGATGACCGATCCGAACGCGATCGGCGCGGCGATGGCCGTCGCGCTGCTCGCCACCCTGTACGGCGCGATCATCGCCAACCTGGTCGCCGCGCCGATCGCCGCGCGGCTGAAGCGGCAGGCGCGGGTCGAGGCGGTCGAGCGCGCCCGGCTCGAGGCACCGCTCGTTGCCCTGGCCTCGCGCGAGCGCCCGCGTGCCGCCGAACTGGTCCAGGCGGCATGA
- a CDS encoding OmpA family protein, translated as MTLDDDFPEDAPGRPAWLMTLADLALLLVGFFVFIQASQHLDQTALAKGIREGFGADTVVQPEPMPVAAAAMLNFAPGSAALPSSPAGLIAWAREATRDPRVVLKISGASDGSESDVDVATGSNAVLAADRARAIAAELARAHAVPPGRMTIVNATGGKSRSVTVTLGFAGERQ; from the coding sequence ATGACGCTGGACGACGACTTTCCCGAGGACGCGCCGGGCCGCCCGGCGTGGCTGATGACGCTGGCCGATCTGGCGCTGCTGCTGGTCGGCTTTTTCGTGTTCATCCAGGCGTCGCAGCATCTCGATCAGACGGCGCTGGCCAAGGGCATCCGCGAAGGGTTCGGTGCCGATACCGTGGTGCAGCCCGAACCGATGCCCGTCGCCGCCGCCGCCATGCTCAACTTCGCGCCCGGATCGGCAGCGCTGCCGTCGTCGCCCGCCGGGCTGATCGCCTGGGCGCGCGAGGCGACGCGCGATCCGCGCGTCGTGCTGAAGATCAGCGGTGCCAGCGACGGATCGGAGAGCGATGTGGATGTAGCGACGGGCAGCAACGCCGTGCTCGCCGCCGACCGCGCGCGCGCCATTGCCGCCGAACTCGCCCGCGCGCACGCCGTGCCGCCGGGTCGCATGACGATCGTCAACGCCACCGGCGGCAAGAGCCGCTCGGTCACCGTCACCCTGGGTTTTGCAGGGGAGCGGCAATGA
- a CDS encoding lytic transglycosylase domain-containing protein: MSFNPFAVTAATKSVSAQSAIALASQKTGVDFSYLMGQAQLESGMRTSARSGTSSASGLYQFIDQSWLRVVKQHGAEHGMAWASDAISTSSSGKMVVSDPETRRAILNLRNDPQTASLMAAEHASDNKDALESTLGRDATGTDLYMAHFLGLGGAKSFLTKLASNPDRSAASLFPAAARANRNVFYTSGGQPRSLSDVYDRFAAKLDKGAGVATGTASGPFDTNALTMASAALEIDGSTVIPGNGEDSGTQSASAWAKATLDQFAGRVGGPGTGGDKTQLASLIRPTPASARLAYMMLSTMGA; the protein is encoded by the coding sequence ATGAGCTTCAACCCTTTCGCCGTCACTGCCGCCACGAAGAGCGTGTCCGCCCAATCGGCGATCGCGCTGGCGAGCCAGAAGACCGGCGTCGATTTCTCCTATCTGATGGGCCAGGCGCAGCTTGAAAGCGGCATGCGGACGAGCGCCAGGTCCGGAACGTCCAGCGCCTCCGGCCTGTACCAGTTCATCGACCAGAGCTGGCTGCGCGTGGTCAAGCAGCACGGCGCCGAGCACGGCATGGCCTGGGCCTCCGATGCGATCTCGACCAGCAGCAGCGGCAAGATGGTCGTGAGCGATCCCGAGACTCGCCGCGCGATTCTCAACCTGCGCAACGATCCGCAGACCGCATCCTTGATGGCCGCCGAACACGCCTCCGACAACAAGGATGCGCTGGAGAGCACGCTCGGCCGCGATGCGACCGGCACCGATCTCTACATGGCGCATTTCCTGGGGCTGGGCGGCGCGAAATCGTTCCTCACCAAATTGGCGAGCAATCCGGATCGCTCCGCCGCGAGCCTGTTCCCCGCCGCCGCGCGCGCCAATCGCAACGTCTTCTATACGTCCGGGGGCCAGCCGCGCTCGTTGAGCGACGTCTATGACCGCTTTGCCGCCAAGCTCGACAAGGGCGCGGGCGTAGCCACCGGTACCGCCAGCGGCCCGTTCGACACGAACGCGCTGACGATGGCGTCGGCCGCGCTGGAGATCGACGGCTCCACCGTCATCCCCGGCAATGGCGAGGACAGCGGCACGCAAAGCGCCAGCGCCTGGGCCAAGGCCACGCTCGATCAATTCGCGGGCAGGGTCGGGGGGCCAGGCACGGGTGGCGACAAAACCCAGTTGGCCAGCCTGATCCGCCCGACAC
- a CDS encoding flagellar hook protein FlgE yields MSFYTSLSGLQAAQTEMSTISHNLANVGTDGFKKSRTDFADVIASNLQTDPRKLVGSGTVVKGNTQQFSEGSLKTTGSSLDLAISGDGFFAVKTNGLSSAINYTRNGSFHVDPTTHNVVDDQGSALQVYPVDGDGNVTATGSDGLTNLRLPETSGVPKATTGVSLGVNLQSTASVPTGTFDPLNASTYNNATTTTIYDSSGKAMTMTNYYTHVSDNTWSVRSYVGNQALTVGGSANPTTVTFDTNGNLTAPAGPIAYDSFLPTTGGAAQSVTVDLAGSTQKASAFAVAGRSQDGKAVGELSGVTVDKSGIVTASFSNGDTIPLGKVALANFTNPAGLRQNGNSYWSASGISGQALLGGANDNGYGSLNSGTIEGSNVDVTEELVNLIAAQRNFQANAKALDTANQISQTIFNIRS; encoded by the coding sequence ATGTCCTTCTATACATCGCTCAGCGGCCTGCAGGCAGCCCAGACCGAGATGTCGACCATCTCGCACAACCTCGCCAATGTCGGCACGGACGGCTTCAAGAAGAGCCGCACCGATTTCGCCGACGTCATCGCCTCCAACCTGCAGACCGATCCGCGCAAGCTGGTCGGTTCGGGCACGGTGGTGAAGGGCAACACGCAGCAATTCTCCGAAGGCAGCCTGAAGACCACCGGCTCATCGCTCGATCTCGCGATCAGCGGCGACGGCTTCTTCGCGGTCAAGACCAACGGGCTCAGCTCGGCGATCAACTATACCCGCAACGGCAGCTTCCACGTCGATCCGACCACCCACAACGTGGTCGACGATCAGGGCAGCGCATTGCAGGTCTATCCGGTCGATGGCGACGGCAACGTCACCGCGACGGGCAGCGACGGGTTGACCAATCTGCGCCTGCCGGAAACCAGCGGCGTGCCCAAGGCGACGACCGGCGTGTCGCTCGGCGTCAATCTGCAATCGACCGCATCGGTGCCGACCGGCACGTTCGATCCGCTCAATGCCTCGACCTACAACAACGCCACCACCACGACGATCTACGATTCGTCGGGCAAGGCGATGACGATGACGAACTATTACACGCACGTCTCGGACAACACCTGGTCGGTGCGCTCCTATGTCGGCAATCAGGCGCTGACCGTCGGCGGATCGGCCAATCCGACGACCGTCACGTTCGATACGAACGGCAACCTCACCGCCCCGGCCGGCCCGATCGCCTATGACAGCTTCCTGCCCACCACCGGTGGCGCGGCGCAGAGCGTGACGGTGGATCTCGCCGGATCGACGCAGAAGGCGAGCGCCTTCGCGGTCGCCGGGCGCAGCCAGGACGGCAAGGCGGTGGGCGAGCTTTCGGGCGTCACGGTCGACAAATCCGGCATCGTCACGGCCAGCTTCTCGAACGGCGACACGATTCCGCTCGGCAAGGTGGCGCTGGCCAATTTCACCAATCCCGCCGGCCTGCGCCAGAACGGCAACAGCTATTGGTCGGCCAGCGGCATCTCCGGTCAGGCGCTGCTCGGCGGCGCGAACGACAATGGCTACGGCTCGCTGAACTCGGGCACGATCGAAGGATCGAACGTCGATGTCACCGAGGAACTGGTCAACCTGATCGCGGCGCAGCGCAACTTCCAGGCGAACGCCAAGGCGCTCGATACCGCGAACCAGATTTCTCAGACCATCTTTAATATCCGCAGCTGA
- a CDS encoding flagellar hook assembly protein FlgD: MSSFDTTLSSLGISTTASTTANAATAKSSTLGQADFLKLMTAQLKNQDPFAPVDNTQMVAQMAQFSSVAGIGEMNTTLKAISDKLAGTSQSDAMAYVGRNVLTEGSTAYGRTSGGIAGAVELDSDASQVNVSIQSADGQILKTLQLGAQPKGTATYDWDGKTEAGDAAGNGPFKVVVTAAKDGAEIASRSLVWAPVASVSMPSSGAPVLTLPGIGQVPITDVRQIG, from the coding sequence ATGAGCAGTTTCGATACCACGCTGAGCAGCCTCGGCATCAGCACCACCGCCTCCACGACCGCGAACGCCGCGACGGCGAAATCCTCGACGCTGGGTCAGGCCGATTTCCTCAAGCTAATGACCGCGCAATTGAAGAATCAGGATCCGTTCGCGCCGGTCGACAATACGCAGATGGTCGCGCAGATGGCGCAATTCTCGTCGGTCGCCGGCATCGGCGAGATGAACACCACGCTGAAGGCGATCTCGGACAAGCTCGCCGGCACCAGCCAGAGCGATGCGATGGCCTATGTCGGCCGCAACGTGCTGACCGAAGGCTCCACCGCGTACGGCCGCACCTCGGGCGGCATCGCCGGCGCGGTCGAGCTGGATAGCGACGCCAGCCAGGTCAACGTCTCGATCCAGTCGGCCGACGGACAGATCCTCAAGACGCTGCAGCTCGGCGCGCAACCCAAGGGCACCGCGACCTACGACTGGGACGGCAAGACCGAGGCCGGCGACGCCGCCGGCAACGGCCCGTTCAAGGTCGTCGTCACCGCCGCCAAGGACGGCGCGGAAATCGCCAGCCGCTCGCTCGTCTGGGCGCCGGTCGCCTCCGTCTCGATGCCGTCCTCCGGCGCGCCCGTCCTCACCCTGCCCGGCATCGGACAGGTTCCCATCACCGACGTCCGCCAGATCGGCTGA
- the flgM gene encoding flagellar biosynthesis anti-sigma factor FlgM: MVDPLGVKPVQTPVLTGERVAPVARVVPTAAVAPNATNETQAGAVSPSAVASIAKESAASAPVDLDRVARIRKAIADGNFPIYPSTIADRLIASKFDWLRNDAE; the protein is encoded by the coding sequence ATGGTGGATCCTCTCGGCGTAAAGCCGGTACAAACGCCGGTACTGACCGGCGAGCGTGTAGCGCCCGTCGCACGTGTCGTGCCGACGGCGGCGGTCGCGCCGAACGCGACGAACGAGACGCAGGCCGGGGCGGTCAGCCCATCGGCCGTGGCGAGCATCGCGAAGGAGTCCGCCGCCAGCGCGCCGGTCGACCTGGATCGCGTCGCCCGCATCCGCAAGGCGATCGCCGACGGAAATTTCCCGATCTATCCGTCCACGATCGCGGACCGGCTGATCGCGTCGAAATTCGATTGGCTGCGCAATGACGCCGAATGA
- the flgF gene encoding flagellar basal-body rod protein FlgF: MDKLIYTAASGLKAHMASQASIANNMANASTIGFRADRVVFDRIEIKGAGFEARTPSSEEVIDADRKQGAVQQTGRPLDVAMTGDSWLTVQATDGTEAYTRRGDLAVTETGVLQTGDGFPVMGSSGPITIPPYQSMTISGDGTISIVPVGGDAKNPQVIDKLKLVSTQGSQTVKGLDNLLHVKGGGVLPEDLEGKVTGGALEGSNVNMTQALVDMIENQRAYEVQANLMKEAKTMDESGASLMRLPS; encoded by the coding sequence ATGGACAAGCTGATCTACACCGCGGCATCGGGCCTGAAGGCGCATATGGCGTCCCAGGCATCGATCGCGAACAATATGGCGAACGCCTCGACGATCGGCTTTCGCGCCGACCGCGTCGTGTTCGACCGGATCGAGATCAAGGGCGCGGGCTTCGAGGCCCGCACCCCGTCGTCCGAAGAGGTGATCGACGCCGATCGCAAGCAGGGCGCGGTGCAGCAAACCGGCCGTCCGCTCGATGTCGCGATGACCGGCGACAGCTGGCTGACCGTGCAGGCGACCGACGGCACCGAAGCCTATACGCGGCGCGGCGACCTCGCCGTCACCGAAACCGGCGTGTTGCAGACGGGCGACGGCTTCCCGGTGATGGGGTCGAGCGGCCCGATCACGATCCCGCCCTACCAGTCGATGACGATTTCCGGCGACGGCACGATCAGCATCGTGCCCGTAGGCGGCGACGCCAAGAACCCGCAGGTGATCGACAAGCTCAAGCTGGTCAGCACCCAGGGTTCGCAGACCGTGAAGGGGCTCGACAATCTGCTTCACGTCAAGGGCGGCGGCGTGCTGCCCGAGGATCTCGAGGGCAAGGTCACCGGCGGCGCGCTGGAGGGATCGAACGTCAACATGACTCAGGCGCTGGTCGACATGATCGAGAACCAGCGCGCGTACGAGGTTCAGGCCAACCTCATGAAAGAGGCCAAGACCATGGACGAGAGCGGCGCATCCCTGATGCGCCTACCGTCCTGA
- a CDS encoding flagellar protein FlgN, giving the protein MTPNDVSRDLRRDALIGVIESLHQEIAALKTNDIVALERATQEKLQGIEAVAALGTGPAGPELRMLADEANRLNETCRIYVNLMAANVRRRLQTLTGDAGLGAGPAYRPGGMMRAYA; this is encoded by the coding sequence ATGACGCCGAATGATGTGTCGAGGGATTTGCGGCGCGACGCGCTGATCGGCGTGATCGAATCGCTGCATCAGGAGATCGCGGCGCTCAAGACCAACGATATCGTCGCGCTGGAACGCGCGACGCAGGAAAAGCTGCAGGGCATCGAAGCGGTCGCGGCGCTGGGCACCGGCCCGGCCGGGCCCGAACTGCGCATGCTGGCCGACGAAGCCAATCGCCTGAACGAAACCTGCCGCATCTATGTGAACCTGATGGCGGCAAATGTTCGCCGCCGCCTGCAAACCTTGACCGGCGATGCCGGCCTGGGTGCCGGCCCCGCCTACCGCCCCGGCGGCATGATGCGCGCCTACGCTTGA